Part of the Halorubrum lacusprofundi ATCC 49239 genome, CTCGGTGGGATTCACGCCGTCGAACACGCGATGATCGCCGTATCGCCACTTGAGCTGAAAGTCGATGGCGGTGACATCGGTGGCCTCGCAACGAATCGGCTTCCTGGCAATCCCGACAAGAGTGGATGGTTCATCTACGACGGTATCGAGGGTGGTCTCGGGTTCTCACGCTCGATTTACGAACACTTCGAAGACGTCGCCCGGCGTGCCCACGACCTCATCGTGGATTGTTCGTGTGGCCGTGACGAAGGGTGTCCCGCCTGTACGATGGACGACCGCTGCGGAAACGACAACCGCCCGCTGTACTCTCCTGCAGCTGCAGACGTCATCGAGCATCTGCTCGGTGATCAGGAGGAGGATGACCTCAACGAACATCTCCCAGAGACGGGTAGCGAAGTGACCCCTGTCGAAGAACAGCGACCGCCTGCCTCAATCTCATAAGAATCCCATGTTCAGAACACTAATCAAGAAGATATTTGGAAATGAGAAGGATTCTGCTCGTAGAGTTGGAGATCAAAAGAGTGAGCGAGCACGTGAGAACCATCATCCGGACTTTGAACGAGCAGACGAGTACCCGTACGATCACTACACTGGTGCTGTTGAGGATATAAAACAGCTGAAACGCGAACGTCGCCACGAGGAAGCCGAGGAGTTGCTCTTGTGGTGTATCGATTTTACTGAGAACCAAGCACAGCGGGAATACGCACTCGACAGCCACGCTATTGTGGCACCGTGGTACTACAAGCACTTGGCAATCGTCTATCGGAAGGACGACCACTTTGGTGATGAGGTCGACATATTAGAGCGGTATGTGGAAACGATGAATGAATTAGGAGGGACGCCGAAAGACGAACTCGTTGACCGACTTGAACGTGCTCGTGAACTGGCTTCCGGGTAATTCATAAAGCGTGTTTTCAGTCCAGCAAGGAACGAATACGATCAAGGAATCCCTCAGAACCTCGTTGAGAATCAGTATCTTCGGTGACTTCGTCATTAGGGTGCAAACCACCACCACACACGGAAATATTCGATAAAATATAGACTTTCAAAATATTGGATAGACAATCAGTTGTCGAATAGGTTAGGACCTCTTTTTTATGGCATTTTGATGCGAATTGACAGAGTTTATTTATCAGTGATATGTGCTTCTAGCTCACTGGTTAGTCACAATGATGGAGGACGCTCTGGAACTACTTTACACGGGAGATCTTCACCTCGGCCGTCACCCGAGTCGGATCCCGGATGATCTGGATGGTCCCGAGCTGTCGCCGAAAGCTGTCTGGCTGTCGACGGTCCAAGAGGCAATCGACCAGGATGTTGACACGGTCGTGATTGCAGGTGATATTGTTGATCAGGAGAATCGCTATTTCGAGGCGTACGGAGCGTTCGAAGACGGAATTGCCCAACTCGACGAAGCAGGGATTCCAGTCGTCGTGGTTGCCGGGAATCACGACTTCGATGCCCTTCCTGAAATGGTTGATAACCTCGATTCCGACACGCTCCAATTCCTCGGGAGAGAGGGTCAGTGGGAACGCTGGACGCTCGAACAGGACGGCGAGCCGGTAGCCCATTTCGATGGCTGGTCGTTTTCGGCCGAACACGTCTACGAGTCTCCGCTCGAGGAGTACGATCTTCCGGAGACCGATGACGCGCCTCAGATCGGAGTGCTTCACGCCGACCTCGACTCACGAGGAAGCCGATACGCACCGGTTCTGTCCAGCGAGCTCCGCGATACCCCAGCAGATGCCTGGCTACTCGGTCATATTCACAGTCCGGGGATCCAGATCGACTCGCGTCCACTGGCTTTGTACTCTGGATCGCCACAACCGCTCGATCCGGGTGAACAGCAGGCCCACGGCCCGTGGACGATTACGATACCCAAAAACGGAGAGGTACGTGCTGAACAGATCCTTCTGGCATCCGTTCGCTACGACCAAGTTTCGGTCGACGTGTCCGGGGTAGAAGACCCGCAAGAAGCAACCTCCGTAATTTCAGA contains:
- a CDS encoding metallophosphoesterase family protein translates to MMEDALELLYTGDLHLGRHPSRIPDDLDGPELSPKAVWLSTVQEAIDQDVDTVVIAGDIVDQENRYFEAYGAFEDGIAQLDEAGIPVVVVAGNHDFDALPEMVDNLDSDTLQFLGREGQWERWTLEQDGEPVAHFDGWSFSAEHVYESPLEEYDLPETDDAPQIGVLHADLDSRGSRYAPVLSSELRDTPADAWLLGHIHSPGIQIDSRPLALYSGSPQPLDPGEQQAHGPWTITIPKNGEVRAEQILLASVRYDQVSVDVSGVEDPQEATSVISEEIKEHVRSELDTRSLELSLVRVHLTGRTDAHSALVDRHRSMERDLGFRERSVSVRIESIDVDTRPAIDLEDLAEGDNAAAYLADLLLEIENGDTRESYGNMVDDSLAAVRQAHSANAYNPLRRETELRDPDDNDAIEHLEQQARVLLDTLLSQKGGNA